From BD1-7 clade bacterium, one genomic window encodes:
- the yeiG gene encoding S-formylglutathione hydrolase YeiG, which yields MSLTPIGSHKVASGMLQRYSHTSKTLNSETTFSIFLPPRASEATRLPVLYWLSGLTCTDENFTQKAGAFHAATELGIAIVCCDTSPRGEDVADEDAYDFGKGAGFYVNATQAPYNRHYHMYDYVTRELPDIIEANFPVSDKKSICGHSMGGHGALVIGLREKGRYAAISAFAPIVNPVDCAWGEKAFSNYLGDDKNTWKAYDACHLLSQYEGALPDILIDQGTEDTFLHDQLKTPQLSAQLPADQSSVQIRYQLGYDHSYFFIQTFIAEHLAFHARALGLIDYPFEL from the coding sequence ATGTCACTAACTCCCATCGGCAGCCACAAAGTGGCCTCGGGTATGCTGCAACGCTATTCCCACACCAGTAAGACTCTCAATAGTGAGACGACGTTCTCTATCTTTCTACCGCCACGGGCATCAGAAGCGACACGCCTGCCCGTGCTCTATTGGCTATCGGGCCTTACCTGCACAGATGAAAATTTCACACAGAAAGCCGGCGCCTTTCATGCCGCCACAGAGCTGGGAATTGCCATCGTCTGTTGTGATACGAGCCCACGAGGCGAAGACGTTGCCGATGAGGACGCTTATGATTTTGGCAAAGGCGCGGGGTTTTATGTCAATGCAACACAAGCCCCATACAACCGCCACTACCACATGTACGATTATGTCACCCGTGAATTGCCCGATATCATTGAAGCCAACTTTCCTGTTAGCGACAAAAAATCCATCTGCGGCCACTCAATGGGCGGGCACGGGGCATTGGTTATTGGGCTAAGAGAAAAGGGCCGGTACGCCGCAATCTCAGCATTCGCGCCCATTGTTAATCCGGTTGATTGTGCATGGGGTGAGAAAGCCTTCAGCAACTACTTGGGCGATGACAAAAACACCTGGAAAGCTTATGACGCCTGCCATCTTTTGAGCCAATACGAAGGCGCGCTGCCAGATATTCTCATCGACCAAGGTACCGAAGATACATTTTTGCATGATCAACTAAAAACACCCCAGCTGTCCGCGCAATTGCCTGCAGACCAGTCAAGTGTGCAAATCCGTTACCAGCTTGGGTATGACCATAGCTACTTTTTTATTCAGACATTTATTGCTGAACATTTGGCATTTCATGCCAGAGCGCTTGGATTGATCGATTATCCGTTTGAACTGTAA
- the yohD gene encoding Inner membrane protein YohD has protein sequence MEYPVDWQHLVVEYGYLGILIGTLLEGEVIVIIGGFMAHRHYLELPLVMLFAFTGTLISDQLFYYIGRIKGRPYIDSRPHWQVRTEKVFSLLHKYPVLLVLGFRFMYGLRTITPIAIGASNFPPLKYLILNTIGAGIWAIVVSTLGYLIGDMILRHGKQYELTVVIAMCVIGVLVWGGYKIRYRLEARRRLLRRKKRQKSG, from the coding sequence ATGGAGTATCCCGTGGATTGGCAGCACCTGGTAGTAGAATACGGATATCTCGGTATTTTGATCGGTACTTTGCTGGAAGGCGAAGTGATCGTTATCATCGGCGGCTTTATGGCCCACCGCCATTATCTTGAGCTACCGCTCGTCATGTTATTTGCATTTACCGGCACCCTCATCAGCGACCAACTGTTTTATTATATCGGCCGCATCAAAGGCAGACCCTATATCGACTCACGCCCCCACTGGCAGGTACGCACCGAAAAAGTATTTTCGCTGTTACACAAATACCCGGTTTTACTCGTGTTGGGATTTCGTTTTATGTACGGGCTACGCACGATTACCCCGATCGCCATCGGCGCAAGTAATTTTCCGCCACTGAAATATTTAATCCTCAATACGATTGGGGCGGGTATTTGGGCGATCGTCGTGAGTACTCTGGGCTATCTGATAGGCGATATGATTTTACGACACGGCAAACAATACGAACTTACCGTCGTGATTGCTATGTGCGTCATCGGCGTATTGGTATGGGGTGGATACAAAATCCGTTATCGCCTCGAGGCAAGGCGGCGGTTACTTCGACGTAAAAAGCGTCAGAAGTCCGGCTGA
- the dtd gene encoding D-aminoacyl-tRNA deacylase: MKAVIQRVQHAKVEIDGAVSGQIDQGILVLLGVAHEDDHAKAGRLLQKVLNYRIFADDAGKMNLNVQQVGGGVLVVSQFTIEADTRKGLRPSFTTAAEPEKAEALYDYFVDETRKAYGAERVQTGRFAADMQVHLQNDGPVTFILEV, from the coding sequence ATGAAAGCAGTGATACAACGAGTGCAGCACGCCAAGGTCGAAATAGACGGGGCGGTAAGCGGGCAAATTGACCAAGGGATATTGGTATTGCTGGGCGTTGCCCATGAGGATGACCACGCTAAAGCCGGCCGGTTGTTGCAGAAGGTTTTGAACTATCGAATATTTGCTGATGATGCCGGGAAAATGAATCTGAATGTGCAACAGGTTGGTGGCGGTGTACTGGTGGTTTCACAATTCACCATTGAGGCCGATACGCGTAAAGGCTTGCGGCCTAGCTTTACCACGGCGGCAGAACCGGAAAAAGCAGAGGCCCTTTATGATTACTTTGTTGACGAAACCCGCAAGGCTTACGGCGCTGAGAGAGTTCAAACAGGGCGCTTTGCCGCAGATATGCAGGTGCACTTGCAAAACGATGGGCCGGTCACTTTCATCTTGGAAGTCTGA
- the frmA gene encoding S-(hydroxymethyl)glutathione dehydrogenase — MSEAFIKSRAAVAWGPGQPLSIEEVDVMPPKAGEVLVRIVATGVCHTDAYTLSGADSEGKFPCILGHEGGGVVEQIGEGVTSVAVGDHVIPLYTPECGECKFCLSGKTNLCQKIRETQGQGVMPDGTTRFYKDGKPIYHYMGTSTFSEYTVLPEISLAKVPKSAPLEKVCLLGCGVTTGMGAVTNTAKAEPGSTIAVFGLGGIGLAVIMGAKMAEASRIIAIDLNEDKFDLARQLGATDCVNPKAYPDKSIQEVIVDMTDGGVDYSFECIGNVNTMRSALECCHKGWGESVIIGVAPAGAEISTRPFQLVTGRVWRGTAFGGVKGRSELPGYVERYLNGEFALDDFITHTMPLENINDAFDLMHNGESIRSVIHY; from the coding sequence ATGTCTGAAGCCTTCATCAAATCTCGCGCAGCTGTCGCCTGGGGACCAGGCCAGCCATTATCTATCGAAGAAGTGGATGTTATGCCACCCAAAGCCGGAGAAGTTCTCGTGCGCATCGTTGCAACCGGTGTCTGCCATACCGATGCCTACACCTTATCGGGCGCAGACTCCGAAGGTAAGTTCCCATGCATTCTCGGGCATGAAGGCGGTGGCGTTGTTGAACAAATCGGCGAAGGCGTTACCTCCGTAGCTGTAGGCGATCATGTGATCCCGCTCTATACCCCTGAATGTGGTGAATGCAAATTCTGTCTGTCGGGTAAAACCAATTTATGCCAGAAGATCCGCGAGACCCAAGGCCAAGGCGTAATGCCCGATGGCACTACCCGCTTCTACAAAGATGGCAAACCGATTTACCACTACATGGGCACATCGACGTTCTCTGAGTACACGGTATTACCCGAAATCTCGTTGGCCAAAGTTCCTAAATCNGCGCCACTAGAAAAAGTTTGCCTGCTTGGCTGCGGCGTCACGACCGGCATGGGTGCCGTAACAAATACCGCCAAAGCCGAGCCTGGAAGCACCATCGCAGTATTCGGCTTAGGTGGCATTGGCTTAGCCGTCATCATGGGCGCCAAGATGGCCGAGGCTTCACGTATCATCGCGATTGACCTGAATGAGGACAAATTCGACCTTGCTCGACAGCTAGGCGCGACTGACTGTGTAAACCCGAAAGCCTACCCGGATAAAAGCATCCAAGAAGTTATTGTCGACATGACGGATGGCGGCGTTGACTACTCCTTCGAATGCATCGGCAACGTCAACACCATGCGCTCGGCACTGGAATGCTGTCACAAGGGCTGGGGCGAATCGGTCATTATTGGTGTTGCCCCTGCCGGTGCAGAAATTTCTACGCGGCCATTTCAGCTAGTGACCGGCCGGGTTTGGCGCGGCACGGCTTTTGGCGGCGTAAAAGGCCGTTCAGAGCTGCCGGGGTATGTGGAACGCTATCTTAACGGTGAGTTTGCGTTGGATGACTTTATCACCCATACAATGCCACTTGAAAACATCAATGACGCCTTTGACCTGATGCATAACGGCGAAAGCATTCGCAGCGTTATTCATTACTAA
- the gtaB gene encoding UTP--glucose-1-phosphate uridylyltransferase: MISKCLFPVAGYGTRFLPATKSMPKEMLPVVNKPLVQYGVEEAIDAGMTDISFITGRGKRSIADHFDISYELEHQIKGTGKEDYMTSIRRVLDDGVFSFTRQREMKGLGHAILTGENMIGDNPFGVILSDDLCVNEGGESVMAQMAELYKQFRCSIVAIMEVPEDQVHKYGVIAGTSMKEGLYRVEDMVEKPAQGEAPSNLAIIGRYILTPDIFDILRRTEPGKNGEIQITDALLEQAKNGCVMAYKFEGQRFDCGSVDGFVEATNYCYENIYKKEQG, translated from the coding sequence GTGATTTCCAAGTGTTTGTTTCCAGTGGCCGGTTACGGCACACGTTTTTTACCTGCAACCAAGTCGATGCCGAAAGAAATGCTGCCAGTGGTCAACAAGCCGCTGGTTCAGTACGGCGTTGAAGAAGCTATTGATGCTGGTATGACAGATATTTCGTTCATTACTGGTCGTGGTAAGCGCTCGATTGCAGACCACTTTGATATCAGCTATGAGCTCGAGCACCAAATCAAAGGTACCGGTAAAGAAGACTATATGACCAGCATTCGCCGTGTTTTGGATGACGGTGTATTTTCGTTTACACGTCAGCGAGAAATGAAAGGCCTGGGGCATGCCATCTTAACCGGTGAGAACATGATTGGTGACAACCCGTTTGGCGTCATTCTTTCTGACGACCTGTGTGTGAACGAGGGTGGTGAGAGTGTGATGGCGCAAATGGCTGAGCTGTATAAACAGTTCCGCTGTTCGATTGTTGCGATCATGGAAGTGCCGGAAGACCAAGTACACAAATACGGTGTTATTGCCGGCACGAGCATGAAAGAAGGTTTGTATCGTGTTGAAGATATGGTTGAAAAACCCGCCCAAGGTGAAGCGCCAAGCAATCTTGCGATTATCGGCCGTTACATTCTGACACCGGATATTTTTGACATTCTACGTCGCACTGAGCCGGGTAAAAATGGCGAAATCCAGATTACCGACGCGTTATTAGAACAGGCTAAAAATGGTTGTGTTATGGCCTATAAATTTGAAGGTCAGCGTTTTGATTGCGGCAGTGTCGATGGTTTTGTCGAGGCGACCAATTACTGCTATGAGAACATCTACAAGAAAGAACAAGGCTGA
- the sseA gene encoding 3-mercaptopyruvate sulfurtransferase yields the protein MYNDCLIDVASLMVPQVNRVILDASWYLPGSGQDGRENWLEAAIPNARFFDFDQQIALANTDLPHMLPTPDDFTSAVQTLGIDSDTSVVVYDQHGLFSAPRAWWMFKVMGHDNVQVLNGGLPAWISAGGEVMSPDGCVPKPGGFFAALQPQWLASCADILHQCDNASVTLLDARPFARFTGDAPEPRPGLRSGHIPGALSLPATALIEDGFLLADDALVECLHAKLGALDTSAPLITSCGSGVTACILALAAYRIGLQPAVYDGSWAEWGASDTLPVVTGSSPQ from the coding sequence ATGTACAACGATTGTTTGATTGATGTAGCGTCACTGATGGTACCCCAAGTCAATAGAGTGATCCTCGACGCTAGCTGGTATCTGCCCGGGTCTGGGCAAGATGGCAGAGAGAATTGGTTAGAAGCAGCCATACCAAATGCGCGTTTTTTCGATTTTGATCAACAGATAGCCCTCGCGAACACCGATCTCCCGCATATGCTGCCAACTCCTGATGATTTTACCTCGGCAGTTCAAACCCTTGGTATTGATAGCGATACATCAGTGGTTGTTTATGATCAGCACGGGTTGTTTTCTGCGCCTCGGGCATGGTGGATGTTTAAAGTCATGGGGCATGACAATGTGCAGGTGTTAAACGGCGGCCTGCCTGCATGGATAAGCGCGGGTGGTGAAGTCATGTCGCCGGATGGATGTGTACCAAAACCGGGTGGCTTTTTTGCCGCCTTGCAGCCTCAGTGGCTCGCCTCATGCGCCGATATTTTGCATCAATGTGATAACGCGTCAGTCACGCTATTGGATGCTCGGCCGTTTGCACGTTTTACGGGTGATGCGCCTGAACCGCGACCGGGGTTGCGTTCCGGTCATATTCCCGGTGCGTTGAGTTTGCCTGCGACGGCATTGATCGAAGACGGTTTTTTACTGGCCGATGATGCGTTGGTTGAATGTTTGCACGCTAAGCTGGGGGCATTAGATACGTCAGCGCCGCTGATAACTAGCTGCGGCTCTGGCGTTACAGCCTGCATTTTGGCGTTAGCGGCTTATCGTATTGGCTTGCAGCCCGCCGTTTATGACGGCTCCTGGGCTGAGTGGGGGGCAAGTGACACGCTGCCGGTAGTTACCGGCAGTTCGCCCCAATGA
- the fabA gene encoding 3-hydroxydecanoyl-[acyl-carrier-protein] dehydratase: MTTTTAKNPLTHFNAFSKEQLIECGHGRLFGPGNAQLPIDKMLMVDRVTNINLDGGNYNKGEIVAELDINPDLWFFECHFPGDPVMPGCLGLDAMWQLVGFYLGWKGNPGRGRALGAGEIKFTGQVLPTSKTVTYHLHIKRLIERKLVMGIADGTVSCDGEVIYTAKDLKVGLFQPDQVL, from the coding sequence ATGACAACGACAACAGCCAAAAACCCATTAACGCACTTTAATGCCTTCTCAAAGGAACAACTTATCGAATGCGGCCACGGAAGACTGTTTGGCCCTGGCAATGCCCAACTGCCGATCGACAAGATGTTAATGGTTGATCGTGTCACAAATATTAATCTGGATGGCGGCAACTACAACAAGGGCGAAATTGTCGCCGAGCTTGATATCAATCCGGATCTTTGGTTTTTTGAATGCCATTTTCCCGGCGACCCAGTAATGCCTGGCTGCCTTGGCCTTGACGCCATGTGGCAGCTGGTTGGCTTTTACTTGGGCTGGAAAGGCAATCCTGGACGCGGCCGCGCACTCGGAGCGGGTGAAATAAAATTCACCGGTCAAGTGCTACCGACGTCCAAAACAGTAACCTATCACCTGCACATCAAGCGTTTGATCGAACGCAAGCTGGTTATGGGTATCGCAGACGGAACGGTTTCTTGTGATGGCGAAGTGATCTACACCGCCAAAGATCTGAAGGTCGGCTTATTCCAACCTGATCAGGTTCTTTAA
- the algC_2 gene encoding Phosphomannomutase/phosphoglucomutase — MSELTCFKAYDVRGRIPDQLNEDIAYRIGAAYAQIIKPQKVVVNYDIRITSPAFCDALSQGMMDQGVDVYNAGLGGTEQVYFATFHYGFDGGIAVTASHNPKDYNGMKFVREDSKPISSDTGLLDIKALAEANDFTPVAESERGTVHELDLQADYAQHLLGYIDADSLNPMKLVVNAGNGGAGTVIDLLEPLLPQIEFIKVHHNPDGEFPNGVPNPLLEENRPATIDAVKAHGADFGIAWDGDFDRCFLFDEQGNFIEGYYIVGLLAEAFLSKGGADAIVHDPRLTWNTIDIVEQSGGRAVQSKTGHAFIKERMRKENAVYGGEMSAHHYFRDFAYCDSGMIPWLLVADLISKSGKGLSTLVSERVAAFPCSGEINRKLDDAKAAIARVKAAVESDANDIDYTDGLSVSFDNWRFSVRSSNTEPVLRLNVESRGDEALMREKTEWLLSLIEA; from the coding sequence ATGTCTGAATTAACTTGTTTTAAGGCCTATGACGTTCGTGGGCGCATCCCTGATCAGCTGAATGAAGACATTGCGTATCGCATTGGTGCAGCCTATGCACAGATCATTAAGCCGCAGAAAGTCGTTGTTAACTACGATATTCGTATAACCAGCCCAGCTTTTTGTGATGCGTTATCGCAAGGCATGATGGATCAAGGTGTTGATGTTTACAACGCGGGTTTGGGTGGCACAGAGCAGGTCTATTTTGCGACGTTCCACTACGGATTTGATGGCGGCATTGCGGTTACTGCGAGTCATAATCCAAAAGACTACAACGGCATGAAATTTGTTCGTGAAGATAGCAAGCCGATTAGCTCTGATACCGGGTTGCTGGATATCAAAGCGCTGGCAGAGGCGAATGATTTTACGCCGGTGGCTGAATCCGAACGAGGTACGGTGCACGAGCTTGATCTTCAAGCTGATTATGCGCAGCACCTATTGGGTTACATTGATGCCGATAGTTTAAACCCGATGAAATTGGTTGTTAATGCTGGCAATGGTGGTGCGGGCACTGTGATTGATTTGTTGGAGCCTTTGTTGCCGCAAATCGAATTTATCAAAGTGCACCATAACCCGGATGGCGAGTTCCCGAATGGTGTTCCTAATCCGTTGTTGGAAGAAAATCGCCCGGCAACCATTGATGCTGTTAAAGCCCATGGTGCTGATTTTGGTATTGCTTGGGATGGTGATTTTGACCGCTGTTTCTTGTTTGATGAGCAGGGTAATTTCATTGAAGGTTATTACATCGTCGGCTTACTCGCTGAGGCCTTTTTGTCTAAGGGTGGCGCAGATGCAATTGTGCATGATCCTCGATTGACCTGGAATACGATTGATATTGTTGAGCAAAGTGGCGGTCGTGCTGTACAAAGTAAAACCGGCCATGCCTTCATTAAAGAACGTATGCGCAAAGAAAATGCAGTGTATGGCGGCGAGATGAGCGCACATCATTATTTCCGTGATTTTGCATACTGCGACAGTGGCATGATTCCGTGGTTGTTGGTGGCTGATTTGATCAGTAAGTCAGGTAAAGGGCTTTCTACTCTAGTCTCGGAGCGTGTTGCTGCGTTCCCGTGCAGCGGTGAAATTAACCGTAAACTGGATGATGCCAAGGCTGCGATTGCACGTGTGAAGGCCGCGGTTGAATCTGACGCGAACGATATCGATTATACTGATGGCTTGAGTGTTTCATTTGATAACTGGCGTTTTAGCGTGCGTTCATCAAACACCGAGCCGGTATTGCGTTTGAATGTCGAAAGTCGTGGTGATGAAGCGTTGATGCGTGAAAAAACTGAATGGCTATTGAGCTTGATCGAAGCCTGA
- the ftsN gene encoding Cell division protein FtsN, giving the protein MSHDFAKKNSKSKPTKKRGAKQAAQPAARKLPGWVLFFSGVAITLFGQFLWQLAQVETSANPEEPVVRPNIKWLDDPKSTADSAPTKRPELKFYDTLKDMEVKVPDEVVAQREQEDYNYALQAGSFKSGNDANQLRAEIILLGLDANIEKRVSQTSGTTWHRVIVGPFTSRSALAKARSTLINNNIKTIRIKRS; this is encoded by the coding sequence ATGAGCCACGACTTCGCCAAGAAAAACAGCAAGAGCAAGCCAACCAAGAAACGCGGCGCCAAACAAGCGGCGCAGCCAGCTGCTCGCAAGCTTCCCGGCTGGGTGCTGTTTTTCAGTGGCGTAGCCATTACGCTGTTCGGCCAGTTTCTTTGGCAACTTGCCCAAGTAGAAACATCGGCAAACCCCGAAGAACCGGTTGTACGGCCAAACATCAAATGGCTAGACGACCCAAAAAGTACCGCCGACAGCGCCCCCACCAAGCGCCCTGAACTGAAATTCTATGACACACTCAAAGATATGGAAGTTAAGGTCCCGGACGAAGTCGTCGCCCAACGAGAGCAGGAAGATTATAACTATGCGTTGCAAGCCGGCTCTTTCAAAAGTGGCAACGACGCAAACCAGCTACGCGCAGAAATTATCCTGTTAGGTTTGGATGCAAATATTGAAAAGCGCGTCAGCCAAACAAGTGGCACAACCTGGCACCGTGTTATTGTTGGCCCGTTTACCTCCCGCTCCGCATTGGCAAAGGCCCGTAGCACACTGATCAACAACAATATCAAAACTATACGTATTAAACGTAGTTGA
- the rluA_1 gene encoding Ribosomal large subunit pseudouridine synthase A translates to MTFIVPPCDADIDIVYADSRILVVNKPSGLLSVPGRDVRNRDCLITRLQVDFPEARIVHRLDLSTSGLMVLGLDAEAHRHLSRQFEMREVGKSYQAVVDGFIAEDSGAVDAPLICDWPNRPRQMVDNDNGKPALTHFEVIHRDDERQQXRVRLKPHTGRSHQLRVHMLHLGHPIVGCKFYAPAAVRAQSDRLLLHACELSFVHPDHDERMHFDCQPDF, encoded by the coding sequence ATGACTTTTATCGTTCCGCCTTGCGATGCGGATATTGACATTGTTTATGCCGATTCGCGTATCTTGGTGGTGAATAAACCGTCGGGATTGTTGAGTGTGCCGGGGCGAGATGTGCGCAACCGCGACTGTTTGATTACCCGTCTGCAGGTCGACTTCCCAGAAGCTCGGATCGTGCATCGGCTTGATCTTTCGACATCCGGTTTAATGGTGCTTGGATTGGATGCCGAAGCGCATCGGCACTTGAGTCGTCAATTCGAAATGCGCGAAGTCGGAAAATCTTATCAGGCGGTCGTCGATGGATTTATCGCGGAAGATTCGGGCGCTGTGGATGCGCCCTTAATTTGTGATTGGCCCAACCGGCCACGGCAGATGGTCGACAATGACAACGGTAAGCCGGCACTAACGCATTTTGAAGTTATTCATCGTGATGATGAGCGCCAGCAGNCACGCGTTCGGCTCAAGCCGCACACCGGGCGATCACATCAGCTGCGCGTGCACATGTTGCACCTAGGGCACCCCATTGTGGGTTGTAAGTTTTATGCGCCGGCCGCTGTTCGGGCGCAAAGTGATCGTTTGCTATTACACGCTTGCGAGCTGAGTTTCGTTCATCCAGATCATGACGAGCGTATGCACTTCGATTGTCAGCCGGACTTCTGA
- the fabB_1 gene encoding 3-oxoacyl-[acyl-carrier-protein] synthase 1 encodes MRRVVVTGLGIVSSIGNNVADVLQSLKEGKSGIRFKEEYKELGLRSHIAGSIELDLKEHIDRKVLRFMGDAAAFSFVALDQAIKDAGLAEDQVSNPRTGLIMGSGGASSSNQVEAADILRNKGVKRIGPYRVTQTMGSTISACLATPFKIKGLNYSISSACATSAHCIGSAMEQIQLGKQDVIFAGGGEEEHWTQTCLFDAMGALSTSYNDTPDKASRAYDANRDGFVIAGGAGALVLEELEHAKARGAKIYAELVGYGATSDGYDMVAPSGEGAVRCMRQALDMIDGDVDYINAHGTSTPAGDLPELRAMKEVFGTDMPKVSSTKSLTGHSLGGAGVQEAIYSLLMLNNDFITASANIDQLDDAADGMPIVLETENDVKLDRVMSNSFGFGGTNATLIFQRFDD; translated from the coding sequence ATGAGACGAGTGGTTGTAACAGGCTTAGGCATCGTGTCTAGCATCGGCAACAATGTCGCCGACGTGCTGCAGTCCCTGAAAGAAGGCAAGTCTGGCATTCGCTTCAAAGAGGAATACAAGGAGCTGGGGTTACGCAGCCACATTGCCGGCAGCATTGAACTCGACCTGAAAGAACACATAGACCGCAAAGTTCTGCGCTTTATGGGTGATGCGGCAGCCTTCTCTTTCGTCGCACTGGATCAGGCAATCAAAGACGCTGGCCTTGCTGAAGACCAAGTATCAAATCCCCGCACGGGTCTGATCATGGGCTCTGGTGGTGCATCATCTTCGAATCAAGTCGAGGCTGCAGACATACTGCGAAACAAGGGCGTTAAACGCATTGGCCCCTACCGAGTAACCCAGACTATGGGCAGTACCATTTCGGCTTGCTTGGCTACGCCATTTAAAATCAAGGGTTTGAATTACTCTATTTCATCGGCGTGTGCGACGAGCGCGCACTGTATTGGTTCGGCGATGGAGCAAATCCAACTCGGCAAGCAAGACGTGATATTTGCGGGCGGCGGCGAAGAAGAGCATTGGACACAAACCTGTCTCTTTGATGCAATGGGTGCACTTTCTACCTCCTATAACGACACACCAGACAAAGCATCACGGGCCTACGACGCGAATCGCGACGGCTTTGTTATCGCTGGCGGCGCTGGCGCATTGGTTCTCGAAGAGTTGGAACATGCCAAAGCTCGTGGCGCCAAAATCTACGCAGAACTGGTAGGCTATGGCGCAACCTCTGACGGTTACGACATGGTTGCACCGAGTGGTGAAGGCGCTGTGCGATGCATGCGCCAGGCACTTGATATGATTGACGGAGACGTCGACTACATCAATGCGCATGGTACTAGCACACCAGCAGGTGATTTACCTGAATTACGCGCCATGAAAGAAGTGTTTGGTACTGACATGCCTAAAGTCAGCTCCACCAAATCATTGACCGGCCACAGCCTTGGCGGTGCCGGCGTGCAGGAAGCCATCTATAGCTTGCTCATGCTCAACAATGATTTCATCACTGCGTCAGCAAATATTGACCAACTTGATGACGCTGCCGACGGCATGCCAATCGTTCTTGAGACAGAAAACGATGTGAAACTCGATCGCGTAATGTCGAACAGCTTTGGGTTTGGCGGCACCAACGCCACGCTGATATTCCAACGCTTCGACGACTAA